The following DNA comes from Saccharomyces mikatae IFO 1815 strain IFO1815 genome assembly, chromosome: 8.
CAAAAAGAATACGACATTCCTAATGTGGTCCAATGTAAAGACCTGAAGAATTCAAGGGAAGAGGAAATGGATCCGTTAAAGATGGTCCACGTCATATTTTACACATTCATGGAACTTGACATATTGAACGCCGTCAATTCTATCATCAACGATTTAAGCTTACatatgaaaaacttgaCTACTAATGACTGTTCACATTATGGCGGTGATTCAACCAAAAAGTTGTTACGAGATTACTTCGCTCAATTTTAGAGAATCACTTTTTTAATCCACTCAATGCATACCATTTGcagtttttgttcttttgtctCTGTTAAGATCAACTGGCTACATATTTTAAGGAAAACACTGTATGTATAATGCTTgtcactttttttatagttgatatatatatatacacacacatatatatatatatgtatatatatacatatatatagttGATTTAGAATTTATTCATATTAAACAAAAGACGAAGAGGgcagaaaacaaaatctaGAATGTCTACAAACCTTGTTGAGCTCTTCTTCTGTCACGTTCTTCAGCAATGGACAACTTAATACCCTTACCCTTTGGCAAAGAAATGTAAGGCTTACCTTGTTCACCAATGACGAAAACATTGTTCAATCTAGTGACGAAAGTGTTGTCCAAGGAGTCCTTGATGTGAACTAAATCGAAACCACCATCGTGTCTTTCCTTGTGAACAATAGTACCGATACGACCCAAGTTACGACCACCAGTAACGTAAACTAACTTACCGGCATCGAAACTGATGAAATCGGTGATCTTACCAGAAGCCAAATCAATCTTGACGGTGTCATTGACCTTGATGTTTGGGTCTGGGTATCTGATAGTTCTACCATCGTGGGTAACAACATATGGAACACCCTTCTTACCTAATTGGACCTTCTTAACTTTACCCAATTTGTAGGAAGCTTCTTCATCGGTAATACGGTGAACAGCGAATCTACCCTTGACGTCGTACACCAATCTGAAGTTTTCGTTGGTGGCATCAAGAGTGATGACATCCATGAAACCAGCTGGGTAGGTAGTGTCGGTTCTAACCTTACCATCAACTTTGACGTGACGTTGCATCAAGATAGCCTTGACTTCACGGCCATTCAAAGCATACTTTAATCTGTTTCTTAGAAAGACAATCAATGGCAAGGATTCACGCAATTTGTGTGGACCAGCAGATGGTCTTGGGGCGTAACAACCGGACAACTTGTCCAATAACCAATGGTGTGGAGCTGCTAATCTCTTTAGATGCTTCTTTCTGAATTAAAAATCGTAATAATAGTATTGAACGCACTCTTGTTAGTAAAAATATCCTAAAGTTTTTGTCTGTTACTTAACAAGGATAAAGTTTCCCACTAAAATTCTCTATTCTTAACAGGGATGAACACAATTCTATTAATGTACTATCATTTTTTCGTATAATCATAACGGTGAAATCTATGGTCCAGGCACAATGAAACATTGCtcatcttcaaagaaaCTCATATCCTGTCTGGTGACTCTGCACTTCTTTAGCTATAAATCAACATACGGTCCTCTAGCCATCTTTTCTCAATAGTGATGTATCTATTGCTGTACTTAGTCAACCTAATTcgaaaattgaaaacagCAAATTCTCAGTTAATCAGTAAGAACTACTCAACTAACTACTGGAATAAACCAACTTCAAAGACCTCCAACTCTCAGAGAAGTGAAGAACGGTGCCATTGCACTAACCAAACGATACACGTCTCTCACACAGTCCATTGGTTTGGCAAACTCCAGGACTCCGAGAAGCTATCCTCCACCACTCTGGAAAGGTCTCTAAGCAAGCCCCCGGCTACGTTCCAGGCTGGGTAGATGAAACCTCAGTGAGGAATTCTGGAAGGGCCGGTCCAAAACCAAAGAAACAGACAGAGGGACGCTGTGTTGCTGATCGGCGGAAAAAGAGGGCAAAGGGCCTTCGCGTTGTAAAGAGGGCGATTATGTTTcactaaaaaaagaatgtctGGGGGGAAATGTGTGGATGTACAACAGTCTCAAAAAGGATGATGCCAGAAGAGAATATCCACACAACAGTTTGAAAGATAAATTCAGTACAATATTGCTTTCACCGTTTATACTATTTTAACACAGTTGCAAGATTGATTCATTTGCTAAAGTCTTTTAGACCTTAGCTGTGTCGCGAAGACGGGTAATTGTCGGCGATGGGCATGTTTTATTAACTATTAATGTTAAGCAGTAGAGAAGGACGCGTTTTTGATGGCGTGAATGTAAACGAATCAAGAGCAACAATGACAAGCTCACAATTCCATGAATCGATTACGTTCGAGGAAATAGAATGGTTATTTGCTTGTGGCTGCTAGTAGTGCTGCTCCTGCAACTAAATCAAGTCGCGTGCGGAGACAATGCATACTCATTCACTTCTGAAGAGCTTAAGGCTTACAAGCAGGAAGTAAAGGAGTTGTTTTACTTTGGTTTCGACAGCTATCTAGAGCATGGATACCCATATGATGAAGTGAGACCAATTTCATGTGTGCCTAAGAAGAGAAACTTTGAAGACCCTGACGATCGAGTTACTAATGATATTTTGGGCAATTTCACCATCACTTTGATTGATTCGTTGACCACTATTGCTATATTGCAAGATCGACCgctatttttgaaagctgTCCAACTCGTTGAAGAGACTTTTCCGGATGAAGACTTTAATGTCGATTGCACCGTACAAGTCTTTGAAACTACTATACGTGTTATCGGATCACTTCTTTCATCGCATCTATATGCTACGGATCCCACAAAGGCAGTATATTTAGAAGACGAGTATGACGGATCTTTATTACGCTTGGCTCAAAATATGGCTGATAGGCTTTTACCGGCGTATTTGACAAAATCTGGACTACCTGTACCACGAAGAAACATCAAACGAATGGCCAATTTACCTGATATTTCCGATTCTTCAGCACTAGAGAATAATGTGGCAGCTATGGCATCCCCAATGTTCGAATTCACCATTCTTTCTTACCTGACAGGTGATGCAAAGTATGAAAAAGTAACTAGGTATGCATTTGACAAGACATGGTCTCTCCGAACCAATTTAGATTTACTACCCATGTCTTTTCATCCTGAAAATTTAACTCCATACACACCCATGAGTGGCGTTGGCGCCTCAATcgattcattttttgaatacgCCTTAAAGGGTGCTGTATTGTTTGATGACTCGGAATTAATGGACATTTGGAACATGGCATACGAGTCGTTGAAAACTAACTGTAAAAACGATTGGTTTTTCGCGAATGTAATGGCTGAAACAGGACAGTTGTTTGTTCCCTGGATTGATTCTTTGAGTGCATTCTTCCCCGGTTTACAGGTACTGGCCGGTGATTTAGATGATGCTGTAGCGAACCATCTGATATATTTGAAGATATGGAACACATTCGGTAGTATCCCTGAAAGGTGGAACTTCAACCCTATGGATTCCTCCCCATTGTTTTCGCCAGACGGATCGGcaccattttctttgagcACTATTCTTCCCTTGGAGTGGTACCCGTTAAGACCGGAATTTTTCGAATCAACCTATTTTGTGTATAGAGCTACAAAGGACCCGTTTTACCTTAATATTGGTGTTCACTTGCTGAACGATTTGAAACAGCGGTTTAAATCCAACTGCGGGTTTGCAGGTTTCCAAAATGTCATCACAGGCGAAATGCAAGATAGAATGGAGACATTCGTCTTGAGTGAaacattaaaatatttgtatTTATTATTCGACGAAGAGAATGAATTACATGATAGCGCGAGTGATGTGATTTTCAGTACGGAGGCCCATCCAATGTGGTTGTCACAAGAGGTGAGATCCAATTACAAGCGGAACCATAAATTCATGGACTCTCTTTACTTCTCCCATTTAGAGAACTGCCAGAGAAAAGATAAGGAACTGCAAGCTGAAGTGAATACATTAAGCCAAAGAATTGTAGGGTTCGCAAAATCAATCTTCCAACAAGACCAGCCAGATAAAGAGGTTGCTGGTGTAATACCTGAATATCAAATTAATGCTGAAATTCCCGGCACATGTTCAATGAAGCCTCGTCATGTAATTGATAATGAGTATTGGTATTCTCCCATGCTGAGCAATTTTAATAGACTATTTGAAATTGACACACGCTTCGCAGCTACACTGATCAAACCTTTGCACATGCATAACTCTAGTGCAATTGAGCTGGAACCTCAGTTTTACAACAGGTGGTCGAATCCACAGTATAGCATGTGCCAGATCATCCCCACCACAGAAGCTTTCGAACTACTATTCGATCTTCCTGGTTTCCATCAGTCGATTCCCTCAATTTTAGACAACGAAGTCATCACATTCGAAACATTTGGAGGTAGATCAAGGTTGATTGtcgaaaaattgaaaatctACCAAACTGATTATTATGGTGATTTCATTACTGCATCGATTTTCCACAACATCTCCCGTCAGGATATTTGCTCGAATGCATGCGACACCACTGCAAGCTTATATTCCCCCACGTATCTTTACAGAGTAGTCGCTGTCAACGGACGTACGGTACCCCGTCATGGAAAGGTACAAATCAAGAAACACAACCTCATGCctattttgaataatacGAGAGAAGCTACGATAACATTGGGTGATATGGGCATCAATGACCTTTCACAACTCATGATAAAATGCACGCCCATCATCAACCTAGTTCTTGTATGAAGTCACTTTTCTTCTAGATATACCTCTACAACTTTTATATAATAGCACTAGGTAGTGATAATGGTGAAATAATTTCGTTACCCTCGGTAAAACcgtcaaaaaaaaaaaaaaaaaaaaaaaaagaaaaaattcgcCTTTAAACTGTAAACTTGATCAAAAAAGCTTATTTGCTTGTTATCTCTTTCTCATCGGTTTCGCTTGTTGCTTAAAAGGTGGATCGGTCATTCACGATAACGGTTCTTTTTGCATATTCTGATCCTTTAGGGCATTCTTATTCACATAACGGGTCCAATATATCACAGATTGTTGTGTTCAGCTCATCCATTTCGCTGGTCGCTTAGGTTCTCATTTCTGTTTAATTCTTTGTTCATTCAAGGCTCTTTGCAAGTACTCTGAAAATAGTTACAATTAACTCTGCAATAATTATCGGCTgcttattcttttctgctCTCTTCCAATTTATATACCCTTTTCGTGGTCCTTTTCCCTAATTTGCCCCTCTTCGCTTTTTATCGAAAATTTTACCCACACTCACATAATAACCTAAGGGCATCTATTTAATAGGGTATAGTACAAAATTTGCTTTCTAGTAACTGTTTGAAAGGAGTATAAATCTAGCAAGACTAAGCatataaacaaagaaaaaagttacGAATACACgatatgatgaattttttttcttcaaaatcatcgAATCAAGATACCGGGTTTGGCTCTCAACATCAACATCCAAATGGAGAGAACaatgaaaacgaaaacgaaaacagcaacaa
Coding sequences within:
- the RPS4B gene encoding 40S ribosomal protein eS4 (similar to Saccharomyces cerevisiae RPS4B (YHR203C) and RPS4A (YJR145C); ancestral locus Anc_4.382); amino-acid sequence: MQRHVKVDGKVRTDTTYPAGFMDVITLDATNENFRLVYDVKGRFAVHRITDEEASYKLGKVKKVQLGKKGVPYVVTHDGRTIRYPDPNIKVNDTVKIDLASGKITDFISFDAGKLVYVTGGRNLGRIGTIVHKERHDGGFDLVHIKDSLDNTFVTRLNNVFVIGEQGKPYISLPKGKGIKLSIAEERDRRRAQQGL
- the MNL1 gene encoding alpha-1,2-mannosidase MNL1 (similar to Saccharomyces cerevisiae MNL1 (YHR204W); ancestral locus Anc_4.383) produces the protein MVICLWLLVVLLLQLNQVACGDNAYSFTSEELKAYKQEVKELFYFGFDSYLEHGYPYDEVRPISCVPKKRNFEDPDDRVTNDILGNFTITLIDSLTTIAILQDRPLFLKAVQLVEETFPDEDFNVDCTVQVFETTIRVIGSLLSSHLYATDPTKAVYLEDEYDGSLLRLAQNMADRLLPAYLTKSGLPVPRRNIKRMANLPDISDSSALENNVAAMASPMFEFTILSYLTGDAKYEKVTRYAFDKTWSLRTNLDLLPMSFHPENLTPYTPMSGVGASIDSFFEYALKGAVLFDDSELMDIWNMAYESLKTNCKNDWFFANVMAETGQLFVPWIDSLSAFFPGLQVLAGDLDDAVANHLIYLKIWNTFGSIPERWNFNPMDSSPLFSPDGSAPFSLSTILPLEWYPLRPEFFESTYFVYRATKDPFYLNIGVHLLNDLKQRFKSNCGFAGFQNVITGEMQDRMETFVLSETLKYLYLLFDEENELHDSASDVIFSTEAHPMWLSQEVRSNYKRNHKFMDSLYFSHLENCQRKDKELQAEVNTLSQRIVGFAKSIFQQDQPDKEVAGVIPEYQINAEIPGTCSMKPRHVIDNEYWYSPMLSNFNRLFEIDTRFAATLIKPLHMHNSSAIELEPQFYNRWSNPQYSMCQIIPTTEAFELLFDLPGFHQSIPSILDNEVITFETFGGRSRLIVEKLKIYQTDYYGDFITASIFHNISRQDICSNACDTTASLYSPTYLYRVVAVNGRTVPRHGKVQIKKHNLMPILNNTREATITLGDMGINDLSQLMIKCTPIINLVLV